ACGACACCGGCCGCGAACAACGCCGCGCTGATCGCGGCGAAATAGCCGAGATAACCCCATGGCCCGAAAGGCGGCGACAGTTTCAAGGTGGCTCTGGTGAAATCTCCACCAGCGAACTGGGAAGCCGCGTAGAACGGCATCCACTGATAGACGTCGGGGCCGATCTTCGGGATCAGGATGATCAGGCCCTCCACCAGCTGCGTCCACACCAGCACGATCGACAGCGCCAGCGCGGAACTGCGCAGCAGCAGCCCGACGCCGACGCCGAGCAGTCCGGTCAGCCCGAAGGTCGCGACCTGCCCGAACACGATCCGCCAGTCCGCGCCGCTGTGCAGGCCGAGGTCGGTGTCCGGGCGCACCAGGTGGCCCATCCCCCACGAGCCGAGGCCGGCGGCCAGGCCGAGCACCGCACAGGTCGCCGACACCACCGCGCCCTTGGCGAGCAGCACCGGCACGCGCGTGGGCACCGCCTGGAAGGTCAGCCGCAGCGTGCCCCAGCTGAAGTCGGCGGTCGCGGCGAGCACCGCCAGCACCATCGCGACGGTGCGGCCGGTGCTGGTGGCGAGCTGCGTGTTGCTCACGTCCGCGGTGATCTCGGCCCCGGAAAGGCCGAGGAACAGCGCGGTGAACGCGATCGGCGCGGCCACCGCGATCAGCGCGCACCACCAGGGCGCGCGGGTGCTGAAAAGCTTGATTCGTTCCGCCCGCAGCAGGTTCACCGCGTACCTCCGCTGACGAATTCGTTTGCCTGGCCGGTCAATTCGAGATATGCGTGCTCCAGCGAACCGGCCACCGGGCTCAGCTCGTGCAGTGTGACGCCGGCCGCGAAGGCCAGTTCGCCGACCGCCGCACTGTCCATTTCGGACACAACGAACACCGGGGCGGCTTCGGAATCCTCGGTGAAAACCGCGCCTCGTTCGGTGAGTGCTTTTCGCAGCGCCTCGGCGTGCGGGGTGCGCACCCGGACTCCGCGAGATCCGGCGCGGGCTACGAAATCCGTCATGGTGCCCTGGTAAATCAGCTCTCCGCGCCCGATCACCACCAGATCCTGTGCGGTTTGCTCCATTTCCGGCAGCAGATGGCTCGACACGAACACCGTGCGGCCCTCCGCGGCGAGCCCGTGCAGCAGCTGCCGCACCCAGTGCACGCCTTCCGGGTCGAGGCCGTTCACCGGCTCGTCGAACAGCAACACGCGCGGGTCGCCCAGCAAGGCCGTCGCGATGCCGAGCCGCTGCAGCATGCCGAGAGAGAAGGTGCCCGCCCGCTTGCCCGCCACCGAAGCGAGCCCGACAAGTTCGAGCACCTCGTCCGTGCGCTTGTCCGGCAGCCCGTTGGTCGCGGCGAGGAAGCGCAGGTGCTGCCGCGCGGTGCGGCCGGGGTGGCGCCAGGTCGCGTCGAGCAGGGCACCGACGGTGCGCAGCGGATCGGTCAGCTGCCGGTACGGCTTGCCCTCGATGTGCGCGGTGCCCGCGGTAGGAGCGTCGAGGCCGAGCATCAGCCGCATGGTGGTGGATTTGCCCGCCCCGTTGGGGCCGAGGAACCCGGTGACGCGTCCCGCCTGGGCGGTGAACGTCAGGTCCCGCACCGCGACCGTGTCGCCGTACGCCTTCGTGAGTCCGGTTGCTTCGAGCACGCCTCACCCCTTCTCGTGCAGCCGAACTCTACCGGTACACAAGATCCGGGCCGCCCCCCGAACGGCGACCCGGATCTTGTTCCCCTTTTCCCTTTTTCCCCTTGTTCGGCTCGGCCGGCCCCCGCCTGACTCGTTCCGAACGCCCGTGGTGGGTCTTTGGTGTCAGGCGTCGCGCTTCTTCGCGACGCCGATCGCGATGGCCAGCATCACCACGGCCACCCCGGCGAAGTAGGCCAGCGAGCCGCCCTGAGACAGCACCGAGTCCGACGCTCCCGGCCCGGGGCCCGAGCCGCCCGCGTTGCCGAGGAACTTCTCCGCGACGTTGAACGGCATCCACTCGTGGATCTTCGGGCCGATGCTCGGGATGAGCTGGACCAGGTTTTCCACCGCCAGCACGTAGATCAGCAGCAGCGAGAGCGCGCCGGCGCTGTGCCGGATCAGCGTGCCGACCGCGACCGCGATGACCGCGGCGAAAGCGAACACCAGCCCGACGCCGGCGACGTTGATCCAGTCCGCGGAGGTGGTCAGCGCCAGCGAGTCCGACGGGCGGATCGCGTAGCCGAGGCCCCAGGCGCCGAAGGCGGCGATCTCGCCGATCACCAGCGACAGGAGTGCGACGACGACGGCCTTGGCGACCAGCACCGAGCCGCGGTGCGGCACCGCCTGGAAGGTGGTGCGGATAGTGCCGAAGCGGTACTCGGTGGTGACCGACAGCGCGGCCAGCACCATGATCACCGCGATGCCGAACTGGTGTCCGGCCTGGGTGTTGGCGACGCTGAGGGTTTCCCCGCTCGGCGCGGAGGCGGCCATCAGCGCGGCGAAGCCCGCGGTGAGTGCGATGGCGATGACGGCACACCACCACGGCGACCGGGTGGTGAAGAGCTTGATGCGTTCGACCGCGAGCAAAGTCATGGGTTTCTCTTCCTCGGCAAGGGTGGTCAGCGGGCGGTCGCGGTCTGCTGAACCGCCGCGTCGAGTCCGGTGTGGTATTCGACGGAATCGCCGGTGATCTGCATGAATGCCTGTTCGAGCGAACCGGTCTGCGGGCTCAGCTCGTGCAGCACCAGGCCGGCCGTCGCGGCGATCTCGCCGATCTTGTCGCTGTCCATTCCGGACACGATGAGCGCGTCGCCGGCGTCCACGACCTGCGCGCTGGCCGAGACCAGCTGGGCGCGCAGCGCGGGCAGCTGCGGCGAGCGCACCTTCACGGTGTTCTCCGCCGCCCGGGCCACGAATTCCTCGGTCGTGGACTGCGCGATGAGCTGGCCCTTGCCGATCACCACCAGGTCGGTCGCGGTGAGCGCCATCTCGGAAAGCAGGTGGCTGGACACGAACACGGTCCGGCCCTCGGCCGCCAGCCGCTGCATGAACTTCCGGATCCAGAGGATGCCCTCCGGGTCGAGGCCGTTCACCGGCTCGTCGAACAGCAGCACCTCCGGGTCGCCGAGCAGTGCCGCGGCGATCCCCAGCCGCTGCGACATGCCGAGCGAGAACCCGCCTGCCCGCTTGCCCGCCACGCTGGTGAGGCCGACGGTGTCGAGCACCTCGTCCACCCGCGTCGCCGGGATCCGGTTGGACCGGGCCATCCACTGCAGGTGCGCGCGGGCCGAGCGGTTGGGGTGCACCCATTTCGCGTCGAGCAGCGCGCCGACCGTGCGCAGCGGTTCCTTCAGATCGTGGTAGAGCTTCCCGCCGATCCGGACCTGCCCCGAAGTCGGGTTGTCCAGCCCGAGGATCATCCGCATTGTGGTGGACTTCCCGGCGCCGTTGGGGCCGAGGAATCCGGTCACTTTCCCGGCGGCCACGCTGAACGACAGGTTGTTCACCGCAAGCGTGCTCCCGTAACGCTTGGTGAGACCTGTTGCCTCGATCATCCCCTGCTCCCTCTACGGCGGTGCGGTCGGAATTCATCCTGACGCAGTGGCGCGCTTCCCGCGTCATCCTGTGGATCGAACTCGTCCCCCGACCTGAGTAGTACTCTGGCCGCCCCGGAGACGGAGCGCGATGGGGGATGCCCCTGACCCGACCCTGAGTTTTCCCGCCGCCGGGCACCGCCCGCGAGGGTCGAAGGTCCACACAGGACCGGTCAGCCGAGCCCCGGCCGGGCGAGCCCGGTCTCGTAGGCGAGGACGACCGCCTGCACGCGGTCGCGCAGGTCCAGCTTCGACAGAATCCGGCCGACGTGCGTTTTCACGGTCGCCTCGGAAAGAAACAGCGTCTCGGCGATTTCGAGGTTCGACTTGCCTTTCGCGATCAGCACGAGCACTTCGCGTTCGCGGTCGGTGAGCACGTCGAGTTCGCTCGGGTCGCGCATTTCCGAACCGCCCGCTCCGACGAACCGGTCGAGCAGCCGGCGGGTGACCGACGGCGACATCACCGCGTCGCCCTCGGCGACCGAGCGCAGCGCGGACACCAGGTAGTCCGGCTGGGTGTCCTTGAGCAGGAAGCCGGACGCGCCGCCCTGCAGCGCGGCGTAGACGTACTCGTCCAAGTCGAAGGTGGTCATCACGAGCACCCGCGCGGTGCCCGCGGAGACGATCTGCTTGGTCGCCTCCACGCCGTCGAGCACCGGCATCCGCACATCCATCAGGACGACGTCCGGGCGCAGCTCGGCGGCCAGCCGCACGGCCTGGGCGCCGTCGCCCGCTTCGCCGACCACGTCGATGTCGGTTTGCGCGCCCAGCACCATCCGGAACCCGACGC
This sequence is a window from Amycolatopsis benzoatilytica AK 16/65. Protein-coding genes within it:
- a CDS encoding ABC transporter permease; amino-acid sequence: MNLLRAERIKLFSTRAPWWCALIAVAAPIAFTALFLGLSGAEITADVSNTQLATSTGRTVAMVLAVLAATADFSWGTLRLTFQAVPTRVPVLLAKGAVVSATCAVLGLAAGLGSWGMGHLVRPDTDLGLHSGADWRIVFGQVATFGLTGLLGVGVGLLLRSSALALSIVLVWTQLVEGLIILIPKIGPDVYQWMPFYAASQFAGGDFTRATLKLSPPFGPWGYLGYFAAISAALFAAGVVTANRRDA
- a CDS encoding ABC transporter ATP-binding protein translates to MLEATGLTKAYGDTVAVRDLTFTAQAGRVTGFLGPNGAGKSTTMRLMLGLDAPTAGTAHIEGKPYRQLTDPLRTVGALLDATWRHPGRTARQHLRFLAATNGLPDKRTDEVLELVGLASVAGKRAGTFSLGMLQRLGIATALLGDPRVLLFDEPVNGLDPEGVHWVRQLLHGLAAEGRTVFVSSHLLPEMEQTAQDLVVIGRGELIYQGTMTDFVARAGSRGVRVRTPHAEALRKALTERGAVFTEDSEAAPVFVVSEMDSAAVGELAFAAGVTLHELSPVAGSLEHAYLELTGQANEFVSGGTR
- a CDS encoding ABC transporter permease: MTLLAVERIKLFTTRSPWWCAVIAIALTAGFAALMAASAPSGETLSVANTQAGHQFGIAVIMVLAALSVTTEYRFGTIRTTFQAVPHRGSVLVAKAVVVALLSLVIGEIAAFGAWGLGYAIRPSDSLALTTSADWINVAGVGLVFAFAAVIAVAVGTLIRHSAGALSLLLIYVLAVENLVQLIPSIGPKIHEWMPFNVAEKFLGNAGGSGPGPGASDSVLSQGGSLAYFAGVAVVMLAIAIGVAKKRDA
- a CDS encoding ABC transporter ATP-binding protein, which codes for MIEATGLTKRYGSTLAVNNLSFSVAAGKVTGFLGPNGAGKSTTMRMILGLDNPTSGQVRIGGKLYHDLKEPLRTVGALLDAKWVHPNRSARAHLQWMARSNRIPATRVDEVLDTVGLTSVAGKRAGGFSLGMSQRLGIAAALLGDPEVLLFDEPVNGLDPEGILWIRKFMQRLAAEGRTVFVSSHLLSEMALTATDLVVIGKGQLIAQSTTEEFVARAAENTVKVRSPQLPALRAQLVSASAQVVDAGDALIVSGMDSDKIGEIAATAGLVLHELSPQTGSLEQAFMQITGDSVEYHTGLDAAVQQTATAR
- a CDS encoding response regulator, which encodes MIRVVVVDDQELMRVGFRMVLGAQTDIDVVGEAGDGAQAVRLAAELRPDVVLMDVRMPVLDGVEATKQIVSAGTARVLVMTTFDLDEYVYAALQGGASGFLLKDTQPDYLVSALRSVAEGDAVMSPSVTRRLLDRFVGAGGSEMRDPSELDVLTDREREVLVLIAKGKSNLEIAETLFLSEATVKTHVGRILSKLDLRDRVQAVVLAYETGLARPGLG